The following coding sequences lie in one Palaemon carinicauda isolate YSFRI2023 chromosome 7, ASM3689809v2, whole genome shotgun sequence genomic window:
- the LOC137644214 gene encoding uncharacterized protein, with protein MDNCAVAYDSSEELLWAYQQLLSIFEPYKFYLQQYISNDFALQDHIDNEISTETNEKVKILGLSWDRKQDSLSTKPISLNIQARTKREVLQSIASQYDLFNFNGPILNRSRLFLHQLQCNKDLGWDKELDADVRRQWRNIAKQANAASVAEIPRVFGSREDTYRLLAFSDSSKQMFGVVIYIQNIPTGKVSFVFAKNRIVNKQMESKSMPSLELQGITLAVEEITCLYEEFSGISCMMPIKISELMVYSDSFVALSWVHGFSAKLDKMQKCSVFVQNRLHTINELCNKHPINFSFVSGCENPADCITRSLSFKQLQKTNYFSGPKFLLNETEGQLNREFILDFVIPALPVKQDSPVGVVQSYHGTITTKIEEHTDALSRCSSYHKVVSVFRRVLIFVNNLKMKLKLKDPVKFGYISCFDINHNFFAEATKMVIRRDQQKHFPEIFEYFELRNRLLKDIPKLVGQLNVYVDQEGLLRVRSKMQKLKDDLRMRFPLLISKDSLLTKYIVLDYHERFLHAGCYRLLAEVRKIFWIPRFFSVVKRIIRTCVICRRFNERTVNLNQHCYRDFGINPPEIPFR; from the coding sequence ATGGATAACTGTGCAGTTGCCTATGATAGTTCTGAAGAACTTCTCTGGGCATATCAACAACTACTAAGCATTTTTGAGCCTTACAAGTTTTACCTGCAGCAGTACATCAGTAATGATTTTGCATTGCAAGACCACATAGATAATGAGATTAGTACAGAAACCAATGAAAAGGTAAAAATACTTGGGTTGTCATGGGATAGGAAGCAAGACAGTTTATCGACTAAACCTATTAGTCTTAACATACAAGCTCGAACAAAACGGGAAGTATTGCAGTCTATTGCCTCCCAGTATGATCTCTTTAACTTTAATGGCCCTATTCTTAATCGTTCAAGGCTATTTTTGCATCAGTTACAGTGCAACAAAGATCTGGGCTGGGACAAGGAATTAGATGCCGATGTTAGGAGGCAATGGCGGAATATTGCCAAACAAGCAAATGCTGCTTCTGTTGCAGAGATACCAAGAGTCTTTGGGAGTAGAGAAGATACTTACCGGCTATTGGCATTTTCAGACAGTAGTAAGCAGATGTTTGGTGTagtcatttacatacaaaatattcccACAGGAAAGGTCAGTTTTGTCTTTGCAAAAAATAGGATAGTAAACAAGCAAATGGAATCTAAAAGCATGCCATCTCTGGAACTGCAAGGAATAACTTTGGCCGTAGAAGAAATTACATGTCTGTATGAGGAGTTCTCCGGAATTTCTTGTATGATGCCAATCAAAATAAGCGAGTTGATGGTCTACTCGGATAGCTTCGTTGCCCTTTCCTGGGTACATGGGTTTTCTGCCAAGCTTGATAAAATGCAGAAGTGTTCAGTATTTGTTCAAAATAGGTTACACACAATAAATGAACTGTGTAATAAACACccgattaatttttcttttgtgtcAGGTTGTGAAAATCCAGCCGATTGCATCACTCGCAGCTTATCTTTCAAGCAGCTTCAAAAAACTAACTACTTTTCAGGTCCCAAATTTCTGCTTAATGAGACAGAAGGTCAGCTGAACAGGGAATTtatcttggattttgtaatacctGCCCTTCCGGTAAAGCAAGATTCTCCTGTTGGTGTTGTCCAGTCTTATCATGGTACTATAACTACAAAGATTGAGGAGCATACCGATGCTTTATCAAGATGTTCTAGCTACCATAAAGTTGTTTCTGTTTTCCGTAGAGTACTTATCTTTGTTAAtaacttgaaaatgaaactaaaactaaaggatCCTGTTAAGTTTGGATATATTAGCTGTTTTGATATTAATCATAACTTCTTTGCAGAGGCTACAAAGATGGTAATAAGAAGAGATCAGCAGAAGCACTTCCctgaaatttttgaatattttgaattaAGAAACCGGTTGCTCAAAGATATCCCAAAGTTAGTTGGACAGCTCAATGTTTATGTGGATCAGGAAGGCCTGTTAAGGGTACGTAGCAAAATGCAGAAACTGAAAGATGACCTTAGGATGCGATTTCCATTGCTAATTTCTAAGGATAGTTTACTAACTAAATATATTGTATTAGATTATCATGAACGTTTTTTACATGCTGGATGCTATAGGCTACTGGCTGAAGTACGTAAGATATTTTGGATACCTAGATTTTTTTCAGTTGTTAAAAGGATAATCCGCACATGTGTCATATGCCGTAGGTTTAATGAGAGGACAGTTAATCTTAATCAACACTGTTATAGAGATTTTGGGATTAATCCCCCAGAGATTCCTTTCCGCTAA